The genomic window TTCTGCTTATAAAAATAAACAATTTATTAAAGGCTTCAGTTCTTATTCCATTTACTGCATTTGCTACCTGTATATCAATACTGCCTCCTTGAGCTTGAAAGCTATCTCTCATTTTTATTGCAAAAAATCCGCTACATATTATTCCTAATAAAGCAATTATGAATAAATAACAAATAGGATCTTTTTTATGTTCTACATAAGTACTTTTATATAACATAGTAATCTCCTTTTCTAAGTTTAATTGTTAAATTTTATAAAGTATATAAGTGAACAGTTATAATAAATAGTATACTATTTTTATATAATAATGTCATCAACAATATACGATATTTGATTTTAGAAGTGTTAGACGTAATAGTAGGGTATATAGAGTTAGAAATTTTTAAAGATGAAAAATGCAAAACTAAAGGATTATAGTATATAAAAAATAAAACTATAGATTTTTTATATACTATAGTTTTATTTCAATGACTTTATCATTATATTAAATTTAAGAATATACTTTGAAGTTTATTCTTTATGTTGTTTATATTTTTTAAAATGTTCAATCCTTTCGTTTATAGGTGGATGATCGTATTTCCAAAGTTTATATAATGGGTCTGGGTTGGGAATTACAAATCCATTTTCAGCTAGTTTGTCAAAAGCGGAAATTCCAGCCTCTTTGTCTTGGGTTATTTCTAAAGCGAAATTGTCCGCTTGACGTTCCATGTAACAGGAATAAGCATTCATGGAAGGTGTTATAAATAAAAAACAAAAATTTATTATAATTATAGCAATTGGGTAAGAAGCTATATTATAGAGTTCTCTAAATTTGAATTTTTTACTATATTTCATCATTAAAGGAGGAGCGAGTTTACTTATTATGTATAGTACTATAAAGGTAAGAAGTATATCTACAATAACTAATTTCTTAATGTGTCCTAAGACATAATGACCTATTTCATGAGCCATTATAAAACGTAGCTCTCGCAAGTTAAGAGATTTTATAGCTGTATCCCATAAAACAATTCTTTTGGAACCTCCTATGCCTGTCATATAGGCATTAATCATATTAGTATCTTTACTTTTATCTATCTGAAGAATTTTACAATTTTCTATGTTGGCTTTTTTAGTTAGCTCTACTAAACTTCTCTCAATAGTTTTATCATCTAAAGGTTTAAAATTGTTAAATAAAGGATCTATTATTACTGGTTGTGCTAAGTACATAAATAAAGTTA from Clostridium sp. MB40-C1 includes these protein-coding regions:
- a CDS encoding M48 family metallopeptidase, which codes for MNIKSKPFFILFIFFFTLGLSAFQGEKSILAIEKNFFINIEESNIQQSIYTKPNITLNPNKNINNNIGQKYYESDRVVQFLKIIMSFLIPALILFTGFSYKLGCFSQKIGKNLFLTAGIYGILYTLIDNLLNLPLTFYGSYVQSHIFGLSHQPFVSWIKSYSLEVLLTSCGLLFLLWIPYKLIKKHPNRWWIYTGILIIPVTLFMYLAQPVIIDPLFNNFKPLDDKTIERSLVELTKKANIENCKILQIDKSKDTNMINAYMTGIGGSKRIVLWDTAIKSLNLRELRFIMAHEIGHYVLGHIKKLVIVDILLTFIVLYIISKLAPPLMMKYSKKFKFRELYNIASYPIAIIIINFCFLFITPSMNAYSCYMERQADNFALEITQDKEAGISAFDKLAENGFVIPNPDPLYKLWKYDHPPINERIEHFKKYKQHKE